From one uncultured Methanobrevibacter sp. genomic stretch:
- a CDS encoding KEOPS complex subunit Pcc1, producing the protein MKIKSNIKMKYKDPSYTEIVYKSLEVDNEGFVESVLDENLINFKIESDKLGSFLATADDLIASEILAEEIIRKTNQKDILK; encoded by the coding sequence ATGAAGATTAAATCAAATATTAAAATGAAATATAAAGATCCATCATACACTGAAATTGTCTATAAATCTCTTGAAGTTGATAACGAAGGTTTTGTTGAAAGTGTCTTGGATGAAAACTTAATAAATTTTAAAATTGAAAGTGACAAGTTAGGCAGTTTTTTAGCTACAGCTGATGATCTGATAGCATCTGAAATATTAGCTGAAGAAATTATTAGGAAAACAAACCAAAAAGATATTTTGAAATAA
- a CDS encoding tRNA (cytidine(56)-2'-O)-methyltransferase, with protein sequence MNINVLRLDHRIGRDTRITTHVCLTARAFGASKVWLAGEEDHSMMKSVRDIADRWGGDFEIEYNNSYMEVIMNWRENGGKIVHLTMYGSQAHEIVDEVRETSDDILIIVGGAKVPTKVYKNADWNVSVTTQPHSEVAALAIFQHLLMEGKEFDLEFENPVFEVIPTAHGKTVNIHDENRKINKE encoded by the coding sequence ATGAATATAAATGTATTAAGATTAGACCACAGAATAGGAAGAGACACACGTATTACAACCCATGTATGTTTAACTGCAAGAGCTTTTGGTGCAAGTAAAGTATGGTTAGCAGGAGAAGAAGACCACAGCATGATGAAAAGCGTAAGAGATATTGCAGACAGATGGGGAGGAGACTTTGAAATTGAATATAACAATTCATATATGGAAGTTATAATGAACTGGAGAGAAAATGGAGGAAAAATAGTTCATTTGACCATGTATGGCTCACAAGCTCATGAAATTGTAGATGAAGTGCGTGAAACCAGTGATGATATACTAATCATCGTTGGTGGAGCAAAAGTTCCTACAAAAGTTTATAAAAATGCTGATTGGAATGTGTCTGTAACAACACAACCTCATTCTGAAGTTGCAGCACTAGCAATTTTCCAACATCTTTTGATGGAAGGAAAGGAATTTGATTTGGAATTTGAAAATCCTGTATTTGAAGTCATTCCAACAGCTCATGGAAAAACTGTAAACATCCATGATGAAAATAGAAAAATCAACAAAGAATAA
- the rplJ gene encoding 50S ribosomal protein L16, with product MVRAYSRREYIRKIPNNRIVQYDMGNLSEDFPVRVSLAVKKPAQIRHNALEAARIASNRYMQRSAGRLGYHLKLRVYPHNIVRENPMATGAGADRVQSGMRNAFGKAISVEALVKTNQKIMSIDVNPKNFQDAKTALKRAGMKMPVSCRIVIEKGADLVK from the coding sequence ATGGTTCGTGCTTATTCAAGAAGAGAATATATTAGAAAAATACCAAATAACAGAATTGTTCAATATGATATGGGAAACTTATCAGAAGATTTCCCAGTAAGAGTATCCTTAGCAGTTAAAAAACCAGCTCAAATTAGACACAATGCTTTAGAAGCAGCTCGTATTGCTTCTAACAGATACATGCAAAGATCTGCTGGTAGATTAGGATACCACTTAAAATTAAGAGTATACCCTCACAACATTGTAAGAGAAAACCCTATGGCAACTGGTGCAGGTGCGGACAGGGTACAAAGCGGTATGAGAAATGCTTTCGGTAAAGCAATCAGTGTAGAAGCTTTAGTAAAAACCAATCAAAAGATCATGTCTATTGATGTAAACCCTAAAAACTTCCAAGACGCTAAAACCGCTTTAAAAAGAGCAGGTATGAAAATGCCTGTATCTTGCAGAATTGTCATTGAAAAAGGTGCAGATTTAGTTAAATAA
- the ppsA gene encoding phosphoenolpyruvate synthase — protein MYVKKFEDLSKDDLGIAGGKGANLGELTQAGIPVPPGFVVTSKTYDKFMRDTGIFSKVMDILDQVDINNTKELQEAAEKIKAIIIETPIPDGISTYITEAYNQLSERVGEEDGADVAIRSSATAEDLPEASFAGQQDTFLHVQGLDNVIEYVRKCWASLFEARAIFYREENNFEHSQVYIAVVVQQMVDSDKAGVMFTVNPSTGENIALIEGSWGLGESVVSGSVTPDNYAVDKETNEILNVTISDKKTMFTNEEGGTSIQVDVPEDLRKERVLSDEELLELVAMAKRVEGHYGKPQDTEWAFHDGNLFLLQSRPITTLGDSKKEESEEEEVDLEVLIRGLGASPGLASGTVKVILSLDELDKVQEGDVMVTTMTTPDMVPAMKRATGIVTDEGGVTCHAAIISRELGIPCVVGTGDATTTLKENDEVTADGKKGLVYKGIIKGAESEEASAGAVQVSATPLITVTEVKANVSMAEAAPKAAATGADGVGLLRTEHMMLSAGVHPRKFILDGEEDKLVDTIAESVLKVADEFYPKPVWYRTLDAPTDEFITLEGGENEPREHNPMLGWRGIRRELDEPEILKAEFKAIKKLHDKGYKNIGIMIPLSQHPSELRRAKELCREVGMEPQVDVEFGMMVEIPAAAILIDEYIAEGIDFVSLGTNDLTQYTLAVDRNNEFVAKHYREEHPAVMALIERTIKHCAAAGVTCSICGQAGSVPHIVEKLVKFGITSVSSNTDAVEEVRKTVARAEKKIMLDAARKQL, from the coding sequence ATGTACGTTAAAAAATTTGAAGATTTAAGTAAAGATGATTTAGGTATTGCTGGTGGTAAAGGTGCTAATTTAGGTGAATTAACCCAAGCAGGTATTCCAGTTCCTCCAGGATTTGTTGTAACCTCTAAAACTTATGATAAGTTTATGAGAGATACTGGAATTTTTAGTAAGGTTATGGATATTTTAGACCAAGTAGATATTAATAATACTAAAGAGCTTCAAGAAGCTGCAGAAAAAATTAAAGCAATTATCATTGAAACTCCTATCCCTGATGGAATTTCTACTTACATTACTGAAGCTTACAATCAATTATCTGAAAGAGTTGGAGAAGAAGATGGTGCTGATGTAGCTATTCGTTCTTCTGCAACTGCTGAAGACTTGCCTGAAGCTTCATTTGCAGGTCAACAAGACACTTTCTTGCACGTTCAAGGATTAGATAATGTAATTGAATATGTAAGAAAATGTTGGGCTTCCTTATTTGAAGCAAGAGCTATTTTCTACAGAGAAGAAAACAACTTCGAACACTCTCAAGTTTACATTGCAGTAGTTGTTCAACAAATGGTTGATTCCGATAAGGCAGGTGTAATGTTTACTGTAAACCCATCAACTGGTGAAAACATTGCTTTAATCGAAGGTTCTTGGGGACTTGGTGAATCTGTAGTAAGTGGATCTGTAACCCCAGATAACTATGCTGTAGATAAAGAAACAAATGAAATCTTAAATGTTACCATTAGTGACAAGAAAACCATGTTCACTAATGAAGAAGGTGGAACCTCCATTCAAGTTGACGTTCCTGAAGATTTAAGAAAAGAAAGAGTCTTATCTGATGAGGAATTATTAGAGCTTGTTGCAATGGCTAAAAGAGTAGAAGGTCATTACGGCAAACCTCAAGATACTGAATGGGCATTCCATGATGGAAACTTATTCTTATTACAATCCAGACCAATCACTACCTTAGGCGATTCTAAAAAAGAAGAATCTGAAGAGGAAGAAGTGGATTTAGAAGTTTTAATCAGAGGTCTTGGTGCAAGCCCTGGTTTAGCATCAGGTACTGTTAAAGTTATTTTAAGTCTTGATGAACTTGATAAAGTTCAAGAAGGAGACGTAATGGTAACCACTATGACCACTCCTGATATGGTGCCAGCTATGAAAAGAGCTACCGGTATCGTAACTGATGAAGGTGGAGTAACCTGTCACGCAGCTATTATCTCAAGAGAATTAGGAATTCCTTGTGTAGTAGGTACTGGAGATGCAACAACTACCTTAAAAGAAAATGATGAAGTCACTGCTGACGGTAAAAAAGGTTTAGTATATAAAGGTATCATTAAAGGTGCTGAAAGTGAAGAAGCAAGTGCTGGTGCAGTTCAAGTCTCTGCAACTCCTTTAATCACTGTTACCGAAGTTAAAGCTAATGTAAGTATGGCTGAAGCAGCTCCAAAAGCAGCAGCAACTGGTGCAGATGGTGTAGGATTACTCAGAACTGAACACATGATGTTATCCGCTGGTGTTCACCCAAGAAAATTCATCCTTGATGGTGAAGAGGACAAATTGGTTGATACAATTGCTGAAAGTGTTTTAAAAGTAGCAGATGAATTCTATCCAAAACCTGTATGGTACAGAACTCTTGATGCCCCTACTGATGAGTTCATTACCCTTGAAGGTGGAGAAAATGAACCTAGAGAACACAACCCAATGTTAGGTTGGAGAGGTATCAGAAGAGAATTGGATGAACCTGAAATCTTAAAAGCAGAATTCAAAGCAATTAAAAAGCTTCACGATAAAGGTTACAAAAACATTGGAATCATGATTCCATTATCTCAACATCCTTCCGAGCTTAGAAGAGCTAAGGAATTATGTAGAGAAGTGGGTATGGAACCTCAAGTTGATGTTGAATTCGGTATGATGGTTGAAATTCCTGCAGCAGCTATTCTCATTGATGAATACATTGCAGAAGGTATTGACTTCGTAAGTCTCGGTACCAATGACTTGACCCAATACACTCTTGCAGTAGACAGAAACAATGAGTTTGTTGCAAAACACTACAGAGAAGAACACCCTGCAGTAATGGCTTTAATTGAAAGAACCATTAAGCATTGTGCAGCAGCAGGTGTAACCTGCAGTATCTGTGGTCAAGCAGGTAGTGTACCTCATATTGTTGAAAAACTTGTTAAATTTGGAATTACCAGTGTATCTTCCAATACTGATGCAGTAGAGGAAGTAAGAAAAACTGTTGCAAGAGCTGAAAAGAAAATCATGCTTGATGCAGCAAGAAAACAATTATAA
- a CDS encoding fumarate hydratase C-terminal domain-containing protein encodes MKKIQTPISDDVINDLKVGDKVSLSGLMYCGRDAVLPKLAKSIENDDTDKYPFDFEGMAIMHTAFSVAGIAPTTSNKAEIESSIPTLSQAGVKFHIGKGSLSDETKDSLDKYNSVFIVTPPVAALLTNNVISKKCVAYEEEGMEAFFELEVKDIPGIVAIAHGESL; translated from the coding sequence ATGAAAAAAATACAAACTCCCATTAGTGATGATGTCATAAATGATTTGAAAGTTGGGGATAAGGTATCTCTATCTGGCTTAATGTATTGCGGTAGGGATGCGGTTTTACCAAAATTAGCCAAATCTATTGAGAACGATGATACTGATAAGTATCCTTTTGATTTTGAGGGCATGGCTATTATGCATACTGCATTTAGTGTTGCAGGAATTGCTCCAACCACAAGCAATAAAGCAGAAATAGAATCATCAATTCCGACATTATCCCAAGCGGGGGTGAAGTTTCATATAGGAAAAGGATCTTTATCTGATGAAACAAAGGATAGTTTAGATAAATATAATTCTGTTTTTATTGTCACTCCTCCTGTAGCTGCACTACTTACCAATAATGTCATTTCCAAAAAATGTGTAGCTTATGAAGAGGAAGGAATGGAGGCTTTCTTTGAATTAGAAGTTAAAGACATTCCCGGTATTGTAGCTATTGCGCATGGCGAATCTTTATAA
- a CDS encoding nucleotidyltransferase family protein encodes MDFLKDIQENDRKTFFKDFENSKKLCEKGSENEVSSKSSDSRPLIADFTEYSPLHNGHFHCMKTAKEKIPDGLFVAVVPGLFERSGRGLPYILHRKTRAEIAVAVGADIVVEGPPMGIMGSGQYSLCLTKMFQALNTDYIPRGYRPFEGYEKILERISLGHGVAPKPYKIVDMDTKEVIYKGKLEEDNYVIVSFSKSLKKIGFDFKDKFIFVPRIEGVSGTLIRKACSENNLDSVKSMLPSETLRILEREINADRAPLHDLRVEEHIIDSANSLSFEDLLKLNFFNEKLVRELIDRREEKPFESISEIEDSIFYGFSSHFKNRVLSILETRINADMISEYINNYPSTVRVLNYKNEAVLKEFEEKVFENGNRFVKNIVTD; translated from the coding sequence ATAGATTTTTTAAAAGATATTCAAGAGAATGATAGGAAAACATTTTTCAAGGATTTTGAAAATTCAAAAAAATTATGCGAAAAAGGTTCTGAAAATGAAGTTTCAAGCAAATCATCTGATTCAAGACCTTTAATTGCAGATTTTACAGAATATTCTCCCCTTCATAATGGTCATTTTCATTGTATGAAAACAGCAAAGGAAAAAATTCCTGATGGGTTATTTGTAGCTGTTGTTCCAGGTTTATTTGAGAGAAGCGGTCGAGGATTGCCTTATATCTTGCATAGAAAAACAAGGGCAGAAATAGCAGTTGCTGTAGGTGCAGATATTGTTGTTGAAGGACCACCTATGGGAATTATGGGATCTGGCCAATATTCTTTATGCTTAACAAAAATGTTCCAAGCTTTAAATACTGATTATATTCCAAGAGGTTATAGGCCTTTTGAGGGTTATGAGAAGATATTGGAGAGAATCTCTTTAGGTCATGGAGTAGCTCCAAAACCTTATAAAATCGTTGACATGGATACAAAAGAAGTAATTTACAAAGGAAAATTGGAAGAGGATAATTATGTTATCGTTTCATTTTCTAAATCATTGAAAAAGATAGGCTTTGATTTTAAGGATAAATTCATTTTTGTTCCTCGTATTGAGGGCGTTAGTGGAACTTTGATTCGTAAGGCCTGTTCAGAGAATAATTTGGATTCAGTCAAATCAATGTTGCCAAGTGAAACACTTAGGATCTTAGAAAGGGAGATTAATGCGGATAGGGCTCCATTGCATGATTTAAGAGTTGAAGAACATATCATTGATTCTGCAAACAGTTTGTCATTTGAAGATTTGCTTAAATTGAATTTCTTTAATGAGAAATTAGTTAGAGAACTTATTGATAGGCGTGAAGAAAAACCATTTGAATCAATATCTGAAATTGAAGATTCAATATTCTATGGATTCAGCAGCCATTTTAAAAATAGGGTATTAAGCATTTTAGAAACAAGAATCAATGCAGATATGATTTCAGAATATATTAATAATTATCCTAGCACTGTACGTGTATTAAATTATAAAAATGAAGCAGTATTAAAGGAATTTGAAGAGAAAGTATTTGAAAATGGCAATAGGTTTGTAAAGAATATTGTGACTGACTGA
- a CDS encoding flagellar protein, FliL, producing MKSSVLILAVLAVILIAGGAFAFVFMDGIADIADGGNSGTFHKVADKIDQVTSSDSSSSDGGSDIVSEVVKFNYQAGDGWYREVTYKDGGFRQFDNASGELIGSSYDEDQEKLGVVDGNLE from the coding sequence ATGAAAAGCTCTGTTTTAATTTTAGCAGTTCTTGCAGTAATACTTATTGCAGGTGGTGCATTTGCATTTGTCTTTATGGATGGTATTGCTGACATTGCAGACGGTGGCAATTCAGGTACTTTTCATAAGGTAGCTGATAAGATAGATCAAGTTACTTCATCTGATAGTTCAAGTTCAGATGGTGGAAGTGACATTGTAAGTGAAGTGGTAAAGTTCAATTACCAAGCGGGTGATGGCTGGTATCGTGAAGTCACTTACAAGGATGGAGGGTTCCGTCAATTTGATAATGCTAGTGGTGAACTTATAGGATCATCATATGATGAAGACCAAGAGAAACTTGGCGTTGTTGATGGAAATTTAGAATAA
- the cobS gene encoding adenosylcobinamide-GDP ribazoletransferase, which yields MKDQNNDDYFEKQSPSTLRSIGGLLTFSTILPLNVYTTIDEMAKLTWFWPVLNGLIGLMATIIAFILAKFIHFDPLLVAAIVYGFLLLINGYNHFDGLMDFGDGVMVHGPPEKKLSIMKDPMTGVGGIATGFIVGTITIAAFSSLINYAYAVSFNILLLIIVAEISAKIGLTTCCISSQASEDGIGKYFIKYMNLKNYVIGLIICFIISVALSLGPGIHIGLLGIIGGAFGGALTALLAKKHLKIANGDVLGTSNELGRLFSLLAMLVFISMNFSTLI from the coding sequence AGCCCTTCAACATTACGTTCAATTGGAGGATTATTGACTTTTTCAACAATACTTCCTTTAAACGTTTACACAACTATAGATGAAATGGCAAAATTGACCTGGTTTTGGCCAGTTTTAAATGGGCTTATAGGATTAATGGCCACAATTATTGCATTCATATTAGCAAAATTCATACATTTTGACCCATTATTAGTTGCTGCAATAGTCTATGGATTCTTATTATTGATTAATGGATATAATCATTTTGATGGATTGATGGACTTTGGAGATGGGGTGATGGTCCACGGCCCCCCAGAGAAAAAGTTAAGCATTATGAAAGATCCCATGACTGGTGTCGGCGGAATAGCTACAGGATTTATTGTAGGAACAATCACAATTGCGGCATTTAGTTCCTTAATTAACTATGCATATGCAGTTAGCTTTAATATTCTTTTATTAATTATAGTGGCAGAAATCTCTGCAAAAATAGGCTTAACAACTTGTTGCATAAGCTCCCAAGCATCAGAAGATGGAATCGGCAAATATTTCATCAAGTACATGAACTTGAAGAATTATGTTATTGGATTAATTATTTGCTTTATAATTTCTGTAGCATTAAGTTTAGGCCCTGGAATCCACATAGGACTTTTAGGCATCATTGGAGGAGCATTCGGTGGAGCATTAACAGCATTGCTTGCTAAGAAACATCTTAAAATTGCAAATGGAGATGTTCTTGGAACTTCTAATGAATTAGGCCGACTTTTCTCATTACTCGCTATGTTAGTATTTATTTCAATGAATTTCAGTACTTTAATTTAA
- the mfnA gene encoding tyrosine decarboxylase MfnA has product MNEKPISHDEIFNQLNKFQVMDCKYSDGRILGSMCTEAHPIAKEAFFKFIDSNLGDPGLFKGTKLLEDKVLKMIGSFLSIENPVGHMVTGGTEANIMAIRSARNLARDNKGIKKGELIVPKSAHFSFKKAADMLDLKLIRVDLDENYRINPKCVEENINENTIAIVGIAGTTELGMIDPIEDLSKMAIQNDIHLHVDAAFGGFSIPFLKDKGYDLPNFDFSLEGVKSITVDPHKMGLSPIPSGGILFRDQSYLDAMSVDSPYLTIKNQSTIVGTRLGASAAATYAVMSYLGKEGYANNAIEAMEKTHFLADNLKNLGYELIVEPKLNIVAFNHPYLETFELAQLLEERNWKISCSSYPKAIRVILMNHIKKEHLVELISDLDEINKSL; this is encoded by the coding sequence ATGAATGAAAAACCAATATCTCATGATGAAATTTTCAATCAATTAAATAAATTTCAAGTAATGGATTGCAAATATTCAGATGGAAGAATCTTAGGGTCCATGTGTACAGAAGCACATCCTATTGCAAAAGAGGCTTTTTTTAAATTCATTGATTCCAATTTAGGAGATCCTGGTCTATTTAAGGGAACCAAATTATTGGAAGATAAGGTTTTGAAGATGATTGGATCCTTCTTATCCATTGAAAATCCTGTTGGCCATATGGTAACTGGAGGTACTGAAGCCAATATTATGGCAATCAGGTCTGCAAGAAATCTTGCAAGAGATAATAAGGGAATTAAAAAAGGAGAATTAATAGTTCCTAAATCCGCTCATTTTTCCTTTAAAAAAGCAGCTGATATGCTTGATTTGAAATTGATTCGTGTTGATTTGGATGAGAATTATCGTATCAATCCTAAATGTGTGGAAGAAAACATTAATGAAAACACTATAGCTATTGTTGGTATTGCAGGTACAACTGAACTTGGAATGATTGATCCAATAGAGGATTTGTCCAAAATGGCTATTCAAAATGATATTCATCTACATGTGGATGCTGCATTTGGTGGCTTTTCAATTCCTTTCCTAAAAGATAAAGGATATGATTTACCAAACTTTGACTTTTCACTTGAAGGTGTCAAATCCATAACCGTAGATCCTCATAAAATGGGACTTTCCCCAATTCCTTCTGGAGGAATTTTATTCAGAGACCAATCCTATTTGGATGCAATGTCTGTTGATTCCCCTTACTTGACCATTAAAAATCAATCAACCATAGTTGGAACTCGGTTAGGAGCTTCAGCAGCTGCAACCTATGCGGTAATGAGTTATTTAGGAAAGGAAGGTTATGCAAACAATGCTATTGAAGCAATGGAAAAAACTCACTTTTTAGCAGACAATCTTAAAAACTTAGGATATGAGTTGATTGTAGAGCCTAAATTGAATATAGTTGCTTTCAATCACCCATATTTGGAGACTTTTGAATTGGCTCAATTGCTTGAGGAAAGAAATTGGAAAATATCCTGTTCCTCTTATCCTAAAGCTATCAGGGTCATCTTAATGAATCACATTAAAAAAGAACATTTAGTTGAACTTATAAGTGATTTGGATGAGATAAATAAATCTCTCTAA
- a CDS encoding peptidylprolyl isomerase: protein MAIKEGDFVRLNFTGKIKETDEVFDTTSEDIAEEAGILVENKVYGPIPIIVGGNHLLKAIDDAIIGTEAGDAVHVSVTPENGFGQRNPNFIQLIPMKEFKKQGMTPVRGMKITADAGTGKIISVNGGRVKVDFNHELAGKNLEYDVSVVEVIEDDEEKIKSMIELHYSYPNMDLDKTEIKIDGDKVSIKLDEITRFDQKSYMDVTFARFRISKDIWDNMDYEKVEFVDEFEKKVEEPAEEEAEE from the coding sequence ATGGCAATTAAAGAAGGAGATTTTGTAAGATTAAATTTCACTGGAAAAATTAAAGAAACTGATGAAGTATTTGATACTACTTCCGAAGATATCGCTGAAGAAGCAGGTATTTTAGTAGAAAATAAAGTTTACGGTCCAATCCCAATTATTGTTGGAGGAAATCATTTATTAAAAGCTATTGATGATGCTATTATCGGAACTGAAGCTGGAGATGCTGTTCATGTATCTGTAACTCCTGAAAACGGTTTTGGTCAAAGAAACCCTAATTTCATTCAATTAATTCCAATGAAAGAATTCAAAAAACAAGGTATGACTCCTGTTAGAGGTATGAAAATTACTGCAGATGCAGGTACTGGTAAAATCATTTCTGTAAACGGTGGAAGAGTTAAAGTAGACTTCAACCATGAATTAGCTGGTAAAAACTTAGAATATGACGTTTCTGTAGTGGAAGTTATTGAAGATGATGAAGAAAAAATCAAAAGTATGATTGAGTTACACTACTCCTACCCTAACATGGATTTAGACAAAACCGAAATCAAAATCGATGGTGACAAAGTAAGCATCAAATTAGATGAAATCACCAGATTCGATCAAAAATCATACATGGATGTAACTTTCGCTAGATTCAGAATTTCCAAAGACATTTGGGACAACATGGATTATGAAAAAGTTGAATTCGTAGATGAATTCGAGAAAAAAGTAGAAGAACCTGCTGAAGAAGAAGCAGAAGAATAA
- a CDS encoding DUF763 domain-containing protein, which produces MQRRGTTNLPLHGGHTPRWLFDRMTKLSGAISEVVIEEYGTNEFLNRISDPYWFQAFSCVIGFDWHSSGTTTTTLGALKSSIDPEKHGIYISGGKGTASRKTPQGIERAGEIFNLKSSNVEDMIHSSKLSAKVDNSCLQDGYNLYVHNFFITEKGDWAVVQQGMNTATKYARRYHWMGENVASFLEDPHNGISCDKKETEALNMASKDSVEAQKISVDLINDNPDHLRSYFKRKDSNQLLLTDFSINEANSLTLPEHHQVLDMDLSDKEFEVLKNAWEIQPEKYEDLILLQGIGPKKIRALALISDLVFGEPASWKDPVKYSFSHGGKDGFPYPVDRDVYDHSIATVKDALYQAKLDKYDKMKALKRLDDFIS; this is translated from the coding sequence ATGCAACGAAGAGGAACAACTAATCTGCCACTGCATGGAGGGCATACGCCAAGATGGTTATTTGATAGGATGACTAAATTATCCGGTGCAATTTCTGAAGTGGTAATAGAAGAATATGGGACTAATGAATTCCTAAATCGAATATCTGACCCTTATTGGTTCCAAGCATTTTCATGTGTAATTGGTTTTGATTGGCATTCCTCTGGAACAACTACAACCACCCTTGGTGCATTAAAATCCTCAATTGATCCGGAAAAGCATGGAATATATATCTCTGGAGGTAAAGGAACCGCTTCTAGAAAAACTCCTCAAGGAATTGAAAGGGCAGGAGAAATATTCAATCTTAAAAGCTCTAATGTTGAAGATATGATTCATTCAAGCAAATTGTCTGCAAAGGTGGATAACTCATGCTTACAGGATGGCTATAATTTATATGTCCATAACTTCTTTATCACTGAAAAAGGGGATTGGGCAGTTGTACAGCAAGGAATGAACACTGCAACAAAATATGCAAGGCGTTACCATTGGATGGGTGAAAATGTTGCAAGTTTCTTAGAGGACCCTCATAATGGAATATCCTGTGATAAGAAAGAGACTGAAGCCTTGAATATGGCTTCAAAGGATAGTGTTGAAGCACAAAAAATCAGTGTTGATTTGATTAATGATAACCCTGACCATTTAAGGAGTTATTTCAAAAGAAAAGATTCTAATCAACTCCTTTTGACAGACTTTAGCATCAATGAAGCAAACTCATTGACACTGCCGGAGCATCATCAGGTATTGGATATGGATTTATCAGATAAGGAATTTGAAGTTTTAAAGAATGCTTGGGAAATACAACCTGAAAAGTATGAAGACTTGATTTTGCTTCAAGGCATTGGTCCTAAAAAAATAAGGGCCCTTGCTTTAATTTCAGATTTAGTCTTTGGTGAGCCTGCAAGTTGGAAAGATCCTGTAAAATATTCATTTAGTCATGGTGGAAAAGACGGTTTTCCATATCCTGTAGACAGGGATGTTTACGACCATTCCATAGCAACTGTAAAGGATGCTCTTTATCAAGCAAAATTAGATAAATATGATAAAATGAAAGCTTTAAAACGTTTGGATGATTTTATTTCTTAG